A single Caretta caretta isolate rCarCar2 chromosome 2, rCarCar1.hap1, whole genome shotgun sequence DNA region contains:
- the LOC125633021 gene encoding zinc finger protein 688-like, which produces MSEGLSRKVPVTFDDVAIYFSEEEWEILAEWQRELYKEVMKENLETVLSLGFQIPRPGIVSLMERGGEACVQYPKDPAPETHFGGDGLLGPDQEADAIERVAERPREAPSLPSCDARVQWGWSSCSELGPRGQPGLLGPWGAGSGAVPDGREDTSGLQPNRQQSQAEEQPRPRPRARTRARSPTPAPRAGRASSSGAHRGGPSSCAPTWCRTCAPAPASAPSGVPRAGRDSSATPSSCAPGTGSPPAAASRASTSRPTWPLTSGLTWRRGPCRAASRAGPC; this is translated from the exons ATGTCTGAAGGGCTCTCCCGCAAG GTCCCGGTGACGTTTGACGACGTTGCCATCTATTTCTCTGAGGAGGAGTGGGAGATTTTGGCAGAATGGCAGAGGGAGCTTTACAAGGAGGTGATGAAGGAGAACCTGGAGACTGTGCTTTCTCTAG GATTCCAGATCCCCAGACCTGGCATCGTGTCCCTGATGGAGCGAGGGGGAGAGGCTTGTGTCCAGTATCCCAAGGACCCTGCACCTGAGACCCACTTTGGGG GAGACGGCTTGCTAGGCCCTGACCAAGAAGCGGACGCCATCGAGCGGGTTGCGGAGCGGCCTAGAGAagccccttctctccccagctgtgaTGCACGTGtccagtggggctggagcagctgcagcgAGTTGGGACCGCGGGGGCAGCCTGGGTTACTGGGCCCCTGGGGAGCTGGCTCTGGAGCTGTGCCCGACGGGCGCGAAGACACCTCCGGGCTGCAGCCGAACCGCCAgcagagccaggcagaggagCAGCCGCGCCCGCGCCCCCGGGCCCGCACACGGGCGAGAAGCCCCACGCCTGCGCCCAGGGCGGGAAGAGCGTCGTCAAGCGGTGCGCACCGTGGGGGACCTTCATCCTGCGCTCCAACCTGGTGCCGCACCTGCGCACCCGCTCCGGCGAGCGCCCCTAGCGGAGTGCCCAGGGCCGGAAGGGATTCATCCGCCACTCCCAGCTCCTGCGCCCCGGGGACGGGGAGCCCCCCTGCCGCTGCCTCAAGGGCGTCCACCAGCCGACCAACCTGGCCACTCACCAGTGGACTCACCTGGCGGAGGGGGCCCTGCCGTGCAGCCAGCCGGGCCGGGCCTtgctga